In the Necator americanus strain Aroian chromosome X, whole genome shotgun sequence genome, ggttctcggaaagacgaGTTCAaaagttgtcatggtggatacggttaaggagctcgtaacgaagacgggttgcgaatcctggagtatgctgttgcaagtgacttgatcattgctaacacgcagtatcggaaaagaaaatcgcatttgatcacgtacaccagcggcggtcgttaaacacaaatagatttctggatgttacgccgacgagatcgccgacttctgcaggattcaaaagtcatccctacagaccatgtcgcttCTCAACACCATCTGCTTGTTATGGATTTGAAAATCtcccaaggaagagacatccaaggactgaagcACAACGCATCAAGTGGTGGAATTTTAAGGATCGAGAGGAGGTATTTTTTCGcttccgtggctccatctacacttctccaccctactcgtagtgtagAGGAAATGTAGTCGCCTACTTcaagcgttatacgcttgaccgcagaaaacactctgggaaagacgactctaggtaagccaaaggtacaaaaggctacgtggttttggaacgaggaagttcaggcggcaattcgtgaaaagtccaagtataagctctggtggaggacacgtCAACCTGAAGATCGGgatgcttacctagcggcgaagagagaggctaagaaggcagtctccaaggcgaattCGGActgctacaaggctgtgtatgACATGCTAGATACCGGAGAAGGCGAGCGttcagtgtatcgtttagtcagagcgcgtcatcgctcaacgttggatatggagcacacaaagatcgttaagggagctgatggagtcgttctgcgccgctctagtcagatcctggagaggtggcgagactactacaatcacttgtgtaacgaagagttctgtcgtcctcccatcccaactgttcccagcgtcgagggtcctgttctaccaattactgccgtcgaagtcagtgctgccctcgcaaaaatgaagtcgaacaaggcaaccggtcctgatgacatacctgctgatgcctggaagctgctaggagatcgagggtccgtgtggctcgcaaccctatttaacaagatcgttgcagaacgACGGACTCCAGATGTTTCGCAAACTTTCGTGACCGTGtgactgcacttcgtacaggcctatacgactgctgtgccatactatagatgctatccatgctgtccgtatcctcctggagaaacatcgagagaagaaccgcagtgtgcatcttgcttttctagatctcgagaaagctttcgaccgtgtctcacatgagctgttatggatgtccatgaggtcgcatagagcaccagaagaatatgtgctgtggacgaagctgctttatgcgaagcctaccagcgttgtacgatgtggtgatggaacaagcaggccattccctgtacaagtaggggttcatcagggttcatccctctcatccctgctgttcatactgtgcatagtcacgataacgaaggaaatacAGAATCAGCATCCGTGGaccctactctttgccgacgatgtcatgctcgcgtcggattctcgagatgatcttcaaaaaccagtacagtcttggaagctgcagcaatatggattgcgcctcaacacatcaaaaactgagtacatggagtgcggaccaaggatagaggatggttcaattcgtgtcgctGGCACCAAATTAAACAAGGTTAACTGTtccaagtaccttggatccaaagtgacttccacaggcgatattgatcaagaaggtcgagcacgtgttgatgcggcatggatgaaatggaaaattgcAACAGgtgtactgtgcgacaagaaagtccctgtccGGCTGAAgccgaagatctacaggacggttgtgcgtcctgttgccctttacaga is a window encoding:
- a CDS encoding hypothetical protein (NECATOR_CHRX.G24528.T1); the protein is MLRRRDRRLLQDSKVIPTDHVASQHHLLVMDLKISQGRDIQGLKHNASSGGILRIERSVIRLTAENTLGKTTLGKPKVQKATWFWNEEVQAAIREKSKYKLWWRTRQPEDRDAYLAAKREAKKAVSKANSDCYKAVYDMLDTGEGERSVYRLVRARHRSTLDMEHTKIVKGADGVVLRRSSQILERWRDYYNHLCNEEFCRPPIPTVPSVEGPVLPITAVEVSAALAKMKSNKATGPDDIPADAWKLLGDRGPIRLLCHTIDAIHAVRILLEKHREKNRSVHLAFLDLEKAFDRVSHELLWMSMRSHRAPEEYVLWTKLLYAKPTSVVRCGDGTSRPFPVQVGVHQGSSLSSLLFILCIVTITKEIQNQHPWTLLFADDVMLASDSRDDLQKPVQSWKLQQYGLRLNTSKTEYMECGPRIEDGSIRVAGTKLNKVNCSKYLGSKVTSTGDIDQEGRARVDAAWMKWKIATGVLCDKKVPVRLKPKIYRTVVRPVALYRCECWPTTKALERVLHAMEMRMLRWTIGVTLKEKVSNDTVRSIFGVVPIIKKMKEAQLR